A genomic stretch from Lathyrus oleraceus cultivar Zhongwan6 chromosome 2, CAAS_Psat_ZW6_1.0, whole genome shotgun sequence includes:
- the LOC127119508 gene encoding ribonuclease 3 produces MKLSNISFLSNLLIVQYLSLQCLSAQDFAFFYFIQQWPGSYCDTKQSCCYPKTGKPIADFTIYGLRPNYNDASFPSNCDPHSVLDKSKISDLIKNLEKNWPSLSCPSSNGIRLWSHEWMQHGTCSESKLTQHDYFETALKLKKKLNLLQILKNAGIEPDDKFYDQYSFLDAIQQATGFLPGIECNRDSAHNSQLLNVYMCVDTSGSKFIECPGVPMGSCGAKVQFPKF; encoded by the exons ATGAAACTCAGCAACATTTCATTTTTGTCCAATCTTCTGATAGTTCAATATTTATCACTTCAATGCCTTTCTGCTCAAGATTTTGCTTTCTTCTATTTTATCCAGCAG TGGCCAGGCTCATACTGTGACACAAAGCAAAGCTGCTGTTATCCGAAAACCGGAAAACCTATAGCAGATTTCACCATTTATGGACTTAGACCTAACTACAATGATGCATCATTTCCCTCAAACTGTGATCCTCATAGTGTCCTTGACAAATCTAAG ATCTCAGACCTCATTAAGAATTTGGAAAAGAATTGGCCATCTTTAAGCTGTCCAAGTAGCAATGGTATTAGATTATGGTCACACGAATGGATGCAACATGGCACCTGTTCAGAATCTAAGCTTACTCAACATGACTACTTTGAAACAGCTCTCAAACTCAAGAAAAAACTTAACCTACTTCAGATTCTCAAGAATGCAG GGATTGAGCCGGATGATAAATTTTACGACCAATACAGCTTTTTAGATGCTATACAACAAGCTACAGGGTTTCTACCAGGAATAGAATGTAATAGAGATTCAGCACATAACAGTCAGCTTTTGAATGTTTACATGTGTGTGGACACTTCTGGGTCAAAGTTCATTGAGTGCCCTGGTGTTCCAATGGGTAGTTGTGGTGCTAAAGTACAATTTCCTAAGTTTTAA